A portion of the Callithrix jacchus isolate 240 chromosome 13, calJac240_pri, whole genome shotgun sequence genome contains these proteins:
- the LOC144578871 gene encoding uncharacterized protein LOC144578871 → MRSPSASREDELGPLGGAGDACLRPDPDPPTPPPPPPPPSPPLAGGGQGPGGAIKPRFIFEDGHQILSPFSLPFLGVWGAKERSEAFRERDPLRQDQRGPRAIGRVADRAHYRPLSGRWVQGGRACGVELSAGHIQSSLAG, encoded by the exons ATGAGGTCTCCGTCCGCTTCACGCGAGGATGAGCTTGGGCCTCTAGGAGGAGCAGGAGATGCATGCCTGAGACCTGACCCTGATCCACCgactccgccgccgccgccgccgccgccttctCCTCCACTGGCCGGTGGGGGACAGGGTCCGGGAGGCGCCATCAAGCCGAG GTTTATCTTCGAGGACGGACACCAGATCCTATCTCCTTTTTCTCTGCCCTTCCTGGGCGTTTGGGGAGCAAAGGAAAGATCAGAGGCTTTCAGAGAACGCGACCCGCTCAGACAAGACCAGAGAGGGCCCAGGGCTATTGGCCGGGTCGCCGACCGCGCTCACTATAGGCCTCTAAGTGGGAGATGGGTGCAGGGCGGGAGGGCGTGTGGGGTGGAGTTGTCAGCTGGCCATATCCAGTCATCCCTGGCCGGGTAA